In Zingiber officinale cultivar Zhangliang chromosome 9B, Zo_v1.1, whole genome shotgun sequence, the genomic window CCCACGACCTCGGGGGTGGATGACAGATAAACCTAGAGCAGCTCTCCAACAATAGGTTTGAATAGTGAGGGTAAGGTCTCTAGGTGCTTCTTTAATTCCTCGAAGGCCTGgttacattcttcatcccattaaAACTTGGTCGCTCGCCTGAGCACTTTAAAGAAGGGCAGGGCTCGATCTGCAGACTAGGAAATTAACCTGGACATTGCAGTTATTCTGCCCACCAACTTCTGAGcctccttcagattctgaggcaCTTTCATATCTCAAAGTGCTTGGACCTTCCTCGGATTAGCTTCAATTCCTCGCTCGGTAACGAGGTATCCCAAGAATCCCCCCCCCCTCGAGCTCTAAACAGGCACTTCAATGGATTCAACTTCAGCCCATAGTGCCATAACGTGCCACAAGTCTCCTCTATATCAGAGATCAAATTTACAGCTGGagtggatttgatgaggatgtcatccacataaacctccacgTTTCATCCTATCTGCTCCTAGAAGATCATGCCCATCATTCTCTGGTAGGTAGCTCCTGCATTTCTCAATCCAAAAGGTATGACGGTATAATAGAAGGTATCATCTGCCATGATGAAGttgaccttctcctgatcttctcaTGCTAGagggatttggtggtatccttcgtaagcatcaagcatgcaaatcCTTTCGCAACCCGAggtcgagtccaccatctgatcaatccTAGGTAGCGGGTAGCAGTCCTTAGGACTGGCGCGGTTGAGATCTCGgaagtcgatgcaaactctccacttattgttggatTTAGCTACCAGGACTATATTAGAGAGCTAGGACGGGAATTGTACCTCTCTAATATGACCTGCTTTCTTGAGCTGATCCACCTCAactcggatgatcttatttttcTCGGCCGAGaagttccacttcttcttcttgaatAATTGGGAATCAAGCAGAAGGTATAGTTTGTGCTCAACCACCTCGGGCTTGACCCCAGGTAGCTCTTCAGGGGAGCAAGCGAAGACATCCCTATTGTGAGTCAAGCATTGGACCAAGTCTGTCTTGACCTCGATAGGCAGGTCGCTTGATATGCAGGTGAGGCTTTCTAGGCATTCGGGGTAGAGCTGGACCTCCtaccaagggatgggctcctctgtTATAGGCAAAGACTCCTCTTGGATGACGTGGATCCTGCCATCCTTGGTTCTCTGAGCCTTGCAGGCTTCCACCTTCACCATGTCGATGTAACACCTGCGAGAGACCAATTGCTCACGTTTAACTTCCCTGACCTGGTCTCCCatagggaatttgatcttctgatgaaaagtgGAGACTGCCACCCGGAACTCGTGCAGTGTCGGTCTCCCTACGATGACGTTATACGAGGATGGcgaatccaccactatgaaggtTCTCCTCTACATCCTCACCAAGGGCTCGCTACCCAAAGATAGGGCAAGCTTGATCTATCCCATGGGTCATACTTCATTGCCGATGAAACCATATAATGAAGTAGCCACAGGTTGGAGTTCACTGGCGTCGATTTGCATGCCCTCGAATGCACTCTTGAACTTCACATTGACAGAGCTTCCGGTATCAATGAAAACTCTAGCCATGTGACTATTGGCAATGACGGCTTTGATTATTAGGGCATCATCGTGAAGAAGCTCCAGCCCCTCCAGGTCTTGCAGCCCAAAGCTGATGATGGGCCCTGCAGCTTGCTCTCGACTGCATCCTACAACATGTATCTCCAGGCGACGCTCATGAGATTTTCGAGCCCTAGCGGAATCTCCATCTGTGGGCCCTTTGGAGATCATACCAATCTCATGGATGGTTGTATTTCCcctgttctcctcttcttgggcTTCTCCTAGCTCCTAGTTGTGACCAGGCTGTTGACTTCCTTGTCCTACATTGTCAAACAAGGGTCTACCAGACTGACTTGTCACGGGCTGTTGGCCGTCCAACGGCCTCTAAATCTTGTGCGCGATCTCAGGTGGGGGCAGGCCCAGCACAGCTGCGCAGCGAGAGTCATGGGCGAACTGGAAGCAATTACTTGTGGCATTGGTGTGTGATGtgcacaaatattatgatcatttacgcatgttttaacgcacattcacgtactttatgcatatatattcgttgcatgattgcctctttcatcttgtattcatatatatactcttttgttcggatatctactctcttttttttattttttgttgacagggataacttttgcCGTTAAAACGATGATTATCAACGCATCAGAACAAGCCAaagaacacggtcgtgcactCTTAGCACGGCTGTGTGACCAGACAGAAGGGGAACAGTGCACGGTCATGCAATCCCTGCATGATCATGCGACCGAGACCGAGGCAGTtcaacacacggtcgtgcaaccctgcactgCCATGTCACCCCGAGACCGAAACCAGGAAGTGCCCGACTGTGCAGCAGGGACCAAGGCCAGACACCACACAGCCGTGCCAATTTGCACGGCCGAGCAGCGCCATCAGAGGAGGAAATGAACATGGTCGTGCCATCTTGGCATGACCGTGTCGCCGCGACCAAACCCTAGTCTATATAAGGCTTTTAACCCTTTTTCTCGAGGGGGGAGCACCGGGAAGCAAGTCGACAGTTAAAGAAACATCTTGGAGCCATCCCACACCGTCTTGGATCTCCGTCCAGCGATCTTCCACCACCCCATCGACTCCAGAAGTAGAGGATTGGACCCGAAGGTCACTCGTCGACATAGGATAAGCATATTCTCTCCTTCTTTCTCTGTATCTGAAGATTGTATGTTTATATATGTTATGCCTTTGGGTATTTCTCCGATacttatggagtagatcctttgttctaggattagggagtagttgtggctcGGTTTGATGTGAAACTCATATTGTACTTACACTTGTTGGATGATCTTTTAATCTTTGTTTCAATTGCATGTTGCTTGATTGCGTAGAACTTGTTAACCTCGTAGAGGGATTATTCCTAGATCGTAtactcgaggggccctagtgacaggggtaacccattcacggacgtctaggatacttccttgaaaggagaggaaaATTCTCCTCAAGGAAGCAAGAGACTAAACCTAATCCTTAACCGCTATCCTTAACTTACCAGTTAGAGTTGTGTCCTCAAGATTTACTGAGGTGTCCTAGTGATAGGAGTGAACCgtgacaggacttcttagggtCCTTCTTTACTCTGGTACTTAAGGATAGCCGCTTTAGCTTTCGGTAATTGCATGATAAAGGACAGTGAGTGTAGGATAAAGTatgacacatcaataccaccataaCGAAACCGACCTCCTAGAACTCCTCATAACCAAGACACTTCAACTCACCCGCTCTCGACTTTTCTCCTTGACCTTTCTTCCCTAAGTTATTCACAACccttggtagtctagctaacccttagtgaacgattgctagtgcttataaccagttcctgttggatcgatatttttattactggtgaccaaaccgtgcacttgcggttgtGTAACAAGTTTTTGGAGTCGTTGCCAGGGACTGCATCGATAACATTAgcaaaatcatattggattagactaggctttcgctttctcttcctttcttagtttttgcattcatttcttctcttttgttattttctattCCGCTATCATATTTCATATCTTATTATTGCAAGCGTAGAGCTAACCTTTCAAGAAAGCTACTACCCTTTGATCCAGAGATTAACAGGACCTTTCGCAGGAGAAGAAATCTACAGAAGGCATTCTAAGCAGCGGAAGAATCCTCAGAAACGGCCGACAAATTGCTGAAAGATTACGCGGTACCGTATGCACGAGGGGTTCAGTCCAGCATCACCCGACCACCCATTGAAGCTGACAACTTTGAAATCAAGCCCGTAGTAATCCATATGGTCCGGCAAAATCAATTCGGAGGAGGACCACATGAGGACCCAAATCACCACCTTGATTTGTTCTACGAGATCTGTGACACTCTGAAGGTAAATGGGGTTCCTCCAGAATCAGTCAGACTACTTCTCTTCGGGTTTTCTTTGAAGgacagagccaagcagtggctgAACTCGCTTCCAGCAAACACCATATCATCCTaggagcagtgtgagcagaagTTTTTGGATAagttctgtaggaccgttgcggtcggctagaaggggaggttgaatagccctgtaaaaaaaaataaaaccaccCTTCTCGAGTtttcaacaaaacacttgcataaaataaatttaatagaaACTAAAGATAGGAAGAGGCAAAAGGATTTACtttgttacaaccggggagattgttaatccaaggaaaatcgcactagtatctccttcgggcggagaagcctcttacaacagtgaaagcgcaaaacaaagaagctaatctaaaactaaagtgtacaagcgttggaaatgaattgctctgagttgttaaaagcttctggaccaaggctctatttacagccttggtcggggcgcctagaaggattcagggcaccctggggggataaaactttatcccccaacgttcagatcgtgaAAGACTCAATCTGGTCAAAGATGGACTTCgtggcgccccggaggggtccgggcgcccaggtcagctccgggtgccccgagcccaaaagtcaactctagttgactttttcggtctgaGTCCTCTGTTTCGGCTCTGGTCGCCTTgctccgggtcttcaactccggatctgctcgcttgggtgatctcggtcatccgaaaaagggctcacccgaacctaacttccggtcttctcgagtgagcttccgctccggcttctcgtccctcggaatcgcctcgtgtttccttctcgtccgccggcgtacacATCCGCAGTCtccgtccctcggacgcaccgcgtgccgtccttctcgctagctccgtctcttgctcctcgagcagtcgtccgctccggctttcgtccctcggaaccaccgcacgcttccttctcgtccgctagtgtactcttccgcagcgcctcgtccctcggacgcaccgcgtgccgtcctgctcgctagctgcgtcttccactcgactaccaatgctcctaagctcctaagctcctacacacttaaacacgaggttagaaacacacaggacctgacttaacttgttgatcacaccaaaaacaaccttggggttccaacaatctccccctttttggtgtgagcaacccatgttaagctagggtaaaaatagacataaaataaacttaactaaatttgcaattaagtgtaaaaataaaacaagtaaaattttggtctacctccccctagacttatacttttccttctccccctttgatcacataaaaaatggggttctaagaaaaaatctaagggtaaaaacatagaaaattttgagatccttaaaaattttgcaataattttcacataaatagtctctgaaaaaaaatttaaagtagaattttaagaaaattttctaagtggaATTATAagtaaaaattttttaacttagacagctttgtaaaaatattttttgaaaatttttcaaaaaaaaaaattaatcagaaattttcaatttctgaACAACTTTTAACTTTGGCAAAAAATATCTTCTTAAAATTTTTATAcgtataaaagagaatttttctaagaaaaaaatactcaaaaaaaatttctaagttaaaaaaaattattttaaaaaaaatttaagtctttgcaaaaattatttttttaaaaaaataaaaagatccTAACTTAAGagttttctaagtaaaattttctaactaaaaATTTCacttaaaagtatttttctaagtataaaactatttgaaaaaaatatttgaaaaactttaaaatcattaattaattctaatttaatgctttgacagaaagttaattaaacatttatttcaatattttggcttccaggtcgtagtgaggcactaggccttcttggttaatggagaaacaaccacttccttagacaaagcctcataaaaaatttcaatgtttaattttctcgctgaaaagctctaagtctaatcaatagtttaatttaaacaggacttaggaacccaatataggttccaacttactggattgattaaaaatttcttagggacatattttctagagatattcctaatttgtccctggagATATCTATAAtacaaattcaaatttttaaactttctaaaattagatgagcatgcatggtttttcaaattatatatttgaattttcagatctttattttctgatttcaatttctcattttctaattttgatttgtctaattcttctaaaggacAGGACTTAGCTAagattacttttaaaattttattttcattttctaatttccagcaatcttttgttaaaagtttaacgaacttaaacattttgtcgggaggaagagatcgtacctgacttaccttgttgatctcaTTGTCcctttctccccctgaactgctttcttccgacgtggctcccccttcatcgatgctctcgatgctcatttcggaagagcttgactcgcagtcgtcgtcttgatgacttgccattagagcaagtccggagaatgcctcgacttccgactccgacgacgtatcgtcccacatcACCTTTAGgacctttcgcttttggataagcttcttacccttctccttgtccttgttcttcagcttggggcagttgtccttgacgtgcccttcttcgtcataGTGGTAGCaacggatcatccttttctttttcccctgtggatggttagtagatctagatttataaagtttcttgaatcttcttaccatcattaccatttcctcatcgtcgagagaagattccgactcaggttcgtctctcgaagctttgagggtgacattgttcttgggctccttcattcctgcacatcttgactcatgcacttcaaatgttgaaaagaattcttctaatgaaattttttctaaatctttcgaaatgtaaaaggcatctactagtgatggccattttgaatttctcggaaaagaaTTCAGCGTGTACCtaagtgaatctcggttacttaccttttctccgagattcgaaagtccggtaatgatttcttttattctcgagtgcagatgcgcgactgtctcgtcttccccaagtcgcaagatggtgagctgattgcgaagcagatctcgtctagcgagcttggctttggaagttccttcgtgcagctcgaggaacttctcccaaagttccttcacgGAGTTGTAGTTGTCGATTCGATTGACTTCTTATGGCAGAAGAACGCTTAACAGATGGTATTCTGTTTTGCCATTCGCCACGTATTCAGCCTACTCCTTTTTtatccattgacatttttccttaccctGTGGGGCTACAAAGCTAGATTCCATtgttaaaactaattcaaaatctgttgtaaaaaatacctgcatcagctttttccaggtagcgaaatccccttcatattttggtgggtggatgtttggtccgaccattatctttgcttcgattggtggTTAGTCcacctgaagcgccttggctctgataccacttataggaccgTTACGGCCGGCTAGAagtgggggttgaatagccctgtaaaaaacaACAAAACCATCCTTCTCGAGCTTTCAACaaaatacttgcataaaataaattgaacaaaTATTAAAGAGAGTAAGaggcaaaaggatttacttggttacaactagggaggttgttaatccaaggaaagtcgcactagtatctcctttgggtggagaagcctcttacagtagtgaaagcgcaaaacaaagaagttaatctaaaactgaagcgtacaagcattggaaatgaattgctctgagttgttaaaagcttctggaccaaggttatatttatagccttggtcggggcacctggaaggattCCGAATGCCCGGggagagataaaactttatcccccgaTGTTTAGATCGCGaaagactcgatctggtcaaagatggacttccaggcgccccagtatgttccgagcgccccggtcagctccgggggcctcagacccaaaagtcaactttggttgactttttcggtctgaGTCCTCTGCTCCAGCTCTGGtcaccttggtccgggtcttcaactccggatccgctcgcttgggtgatctcggtcatccggaaaagggttcacctgaacccaacttccggtcttctcgagtgggcttccgcttcggcttctcgtcccttgaaattgccacgtgtttccttctcatctgctGGCGTACTCATCTTCAGtgttcgtccctcggacacaccatgtgtcgtccttctcgctagctgcgtctcttgctcctcgagcagtcttccgctccagctttcgtccctcggaaccaccgcacgcttccttctcgtccgccggtgtactcttccgcagtgcctcgtccctcggacccaCCGCGTGCCGTCCTACTCACTAGCTGCGtattccactcgactacctgtgctcctaagctcctacacacttagacacgaggttagaaacacacaggacctaacttaacttgttgatcacaccaaaaataaccttggggctCCAACAAGTTCTACCCACCCAGCAAAATCGCTCACATGAGGAACCTGATCACCGACTTCAAACAGATAGACtcaaaatcattatttgaagcttggaatagattcaagaatatgctgagacagtgcccccatcatggccttgaaaAATGGTTGGTCCTGCACACCTTCTACAATGGGATAAATTACCACACGAAGGTATCTCTTGAttctgcagcaggaggagcactgatgaacaaAAGCCTCGATGAAGCCGAAGAGATCATAGAAAATGTGGCGcaaaaccaccatcaatgggcATCTGAAAGATCCAGTGGCTCTTTTACGGGGAATCCAATTAAAGCTTCAGGGAAATTCGACGTAGATGCAGTTACACTGATGTCTGCGAAAGCTGGACGCTCTGACCAAGAAATTTGATGCAATGGGAGGCAACACAGCTAATGCAATAACATGTGTTTGCGACACTTGTGGAGGTACAGATCACGCTCAAGACACTTGCCCTTTTGGACCAATACAGGCACAGATGGaccaacttgagcagtgtgatgcAATAGCCAGCTATAATCAGATGTAAAATAATCCGTACTCCAAtacatacaaccctggatggaggaaTCACCCCAATTTCCCATACCGGAATAATTAGGATCAAGGACTAGCACATCAGAATTATCAGCCTGGACAACAAAGCCATCAATTTGGGCAACAGACCTATCAACAACAGCAGCCCTCACAATTGTCCaggattgaaaagatgcttgaggaagctctctcagagcaaaaggaGATGAGAAACGAGATCAAACAACTGACTCAGAGGCTGGAAAACTCTAAAAAACACCAGAAAATGCAAGACAGCCAGAGAGTTCAGATAGCTCAGTCCGTCTCGAGAGCACAGGGCACATTCCCAGAGAAACCAGATTTAAATCCAATGGAACATTGCAATCGCATTGAACTGAGGAGCGGGCGTACTGTGGGAGATCCCCAAATCAccactcagaaggagcttgacTTAGAGAAAGAGCACTCTCTCCTGCCGCCCAATCAGACTCAAAACAGGGATGGAGAAGAGGCTACTAAGAAGGTTGAAGAAACTCTTCAAGCTGCCCCACAAAATCAGACGATACCTTTTCCTCAGAAGCTTATAGCATCCCAGAAAGACGAAGAGTTCAGCCGATTCCTAAAGAAGATCAAAGAAATCTGTATAGAAGTACCACTGACAGATGCGTTGCACCAAATGCCGAAGTTCGCAAAGTTTCTAAAGGGAATATTATCTAACAGAAGGCAGAAGGGTGACTTAGAGACTGTAGCATTAACAGAAAATTGCAGCGCCCTCCTTATGGTGAATCCCCCATCGAAGCTTCAGGATCCAGGAAGTTTCTCCATACCGTGCAGAATTGGTCTTGAACTCATACCGAGAGCTTTCTGCGACTTGGGGGGGCCAGCGTTAGCCTACTTCCGTACTCCTTATGCAAGAAGCTGGGCCTCCAAAACATAAAATTAACCACCATGGCACTGCAATTAGCGGACCACTCATACagatacccaatgggaatagtggaagatGTGCCAGTTGAAGTGGGTGGGTGTACAGTTCCCACAGATTTTATTATTTTGGATATGGAGGAAGAT contains:
- the LOC122022956 gene encoding uncharacterized protein LOC122022956, giving the protein MLEEALSEQKEMRNEIKQLTQRLENSKKHQKMQDSQRVQIAQSVSRAQGTFPEKPDLNPMEHCNRIELRSGRTVGDPQITTQKELDLEKEHSLLPPNQTQNRDGEEATKKVEETLQAAPQNQTIPFPQKLIASQKDEEFSRFLKKIKEICIEVPLTDALHQMPKFAKFLKGILSNRRQKGDLETVALTENCSALLMVNPPSKLQDPGSFSIPCRIGLELIPRAFCDLGGPALAYFRTPYARSWASKT